The candidate division KSB1 bacterium genome has a window encoding:
- a CDS encoding type II toxin-antitoxin system HicB family antitoxin, translating to MKFMITVNQDEDGVYIVECPSIPGCISQGQTEAEALKNIQEAIKECLEVRAEQGLPLTVKTREVEVLV from the coding sequence ATGAAATTTATGATTACAGTTAATCAAGATGAAGATGGTGTTTACATCGTGGAGTGCCCATCAATTCCTGGGTGCATTAGTCAGGGACAAACCGAGGCAGAGGCCTTGAAAAATATTCAGGAAGCAATCAAAGAGTGTTTAGAGGTGCGTGCTGAGCAAGGGCTACCTTTAACTGTCAAAACTCGTGAAGTAGAGGTTCTCGTTTAA